CTCCCTGCTCGATCCCGTCGGCGATGCCAGCGCCGTCCTGCAGCGCGATTTTCATGAAGTCGGCCAGACGCAGATCGAAACCCGCCGTCTCGATGAAATTCCCGGCCTCGCCGACGTGCCGCGCTTTGATCTGGCCAAGATCGACGTGCAAGGCGCGGAGTTGAAAGTGCTGCGCGGCTGCGGCGCGCTGCTCGATCGCATCCAGGCCATCTACATCGAGGTGAACTTCCGCTCCCTTTATCAAAACGGCGCGGTGTTTTGCGAAACGCACGCCTTCCTCGAACAAGCCGGCTTCCTGCTCGGTTTCATGCAGGAATTCCGACGCAACGCCGAAGGCGCGCTCATTTACGGCAACGCGTATTACTTCCGCCCCGGCTCACGCTGACACGCGTCAGCGCGCGCTCACCTTCACCACCGGTTCGCGATGATGCTGCAGCCCAAGGGCCAGCACGCGCTTCAATTGCTTCTCAAACTCCTCCGGCGGAAACGGCCAGTCGCCGTCATTCGGCCACGGCAGACCGGAAAACATCCGCAGGGCCGAATTCCCCGTCATGTGCGCGAAAGCCCTGGCCGGTGACTTCGACTTATCCCGCCGTAGCCTGGCTGAACGAACAACGGAACCACCCTCGGTTGGACACTGCGACATGAACGCATCGATGGGTAAGGGCTACGTCAAAGAGCTGCGCCATGCGTGCGCGGGTGAAGTCGGGAGATGCGCTGAGGGGGAAAACGCCATTGTATCCGGCATTGTATCCCTCGCGACGAAAAATGAGGC
The DNA window shown above is from Verrucomicrobiota bacterium and carries:
- a CDS encoding FkbM family methyltransferase, giving the protein MKPQFDASPLRKALLCLNKDSRRDFRFFRQFPRGPFRTFLDIGAYHGEFTDRVLRHYPVEKVFLFEPFPDSISLLRQRYAAEPRCTVHPYALSDQSGSTALRVLNKADSSSLLDPVGDASAVLQRDFHEVGQTQIETRRLDEIPGLADVPRFDLAKIDVQGAELKVLRGCGALLDRIQAIYIEVNFRSLYQNGAVFCETHAFLEQAGFLLGFMQEFRRNAEGALIYGNAYYFRPGSR